The genomic window CTGTCGCTTGCGGCCGATGATGGACTCTTCAACGGCGGCGTTCGCCTCGCCTTGGTATGGCCGCAGCCGGGGGTGATTGTTCGGAAGCCGCTGAAGCCTGGGGTAAGCTGCTTCGATATCGGTCGCCATGAGTTCCGCGAGTGCCGATGGCGTGTAGAAATCGGCAAGCTTGCGTGAGAGTTCTAGCTCGTGGCGAACGTCATGGAAGTAGACGACCTCCCCATTGGTTGAGAAGAGAAACGGGACGCGGAAGCCACGGTATTCCAATGGGCTGTCGGCGACGCCTTTTGAGTAGCGTTCGGCTTGCAGCAGAACACCTTGCGGGCCGAGGGAGAGCTTTTTTGCTTCGACGACGCCAAGCAATTGACCGTTGACGACAAGGGCGTAGTCGGCGGGACCGTTGGCCGTAGGATACTCCTCAATCGCGTGATGGGAGTACTCAGATAGCTCGTGGCCCTCCACGAATGGAACGACTTCCCAACCCAATGCCTTGAGCTTGGGGTCAATCCGCTTCTTGCGGGTGAGCCATTCGGATTCGTGAGAGGAGTCGGGCACGTTCGCCCTCCGTCGAGGTCTATTTCGGCTTGCGTCGCTTCCTGGTCTTTTTCTCGGGTGTCTCGGCTTCGCTGAGCAGTGCGTCGAGTTCCTCTTTGGCGTAGAGCCGGTATCGGTTGATGGGATGGCGACGCTCCGCCAGCTTGCCACTCCGTCCCCAGTTCCGCAGCGTGTTCGGCGAGACGCCGAGGTACTCTGCGGCCTCCTTGATTCGGAGGTAGCCATCCAATTTGGGCATTGCTTCGCTTCCTGGCGTCAGGTCGGACTGTCGCAGTAGGTTAGCTAACCTTACCAAACGTGGCTACGCGATGGAATCACCCACAGGGTCAAGCCGCCAACTCGCGAATGCGCGGCAACCGAACGTGCGTTCGGTCCATAACGGTTGAAGAACGCCGGGAGCCTCTTCACTCGACGAGGCAAAGGGCTCGACTGGTCGGGGGGGTTCGCTTAGGGCGGCTGTTTGTGGCATCCTCCCGCTCAAACGCCGTTTCAATTTCGAGGCGGTGCAATGTGACAGGAGTTGATTATGAAACAGAGAAACGGCGCTGCGCCTGGTCGCGGCGCCAAAGTGGTGGAACTGAGACCGAAACCAGATCCGTCGGAGGAGTTGAAGCAGCTCCGCACGCCGCGTTACCTTTCGACCTTCGGGCGCGAAGCGTTGGGACGACTCATCGTCGACTGGCGGCTCGAACACGGGCTCTCGACAGCAGAACTCGCCGACGACGCGGGCTTCAGCGTCGAGGTTATCGAGCAGCTGGAGAAGGGGAGCGGCCTGCCTTCCGCAAGGCACCTATTGACGCTCAGCGAACTGATGGAACTCTCGTTCGAGAAGCTGCTGCGGCTGGTCGGCCTCGTGGAGGAGGAAGCGGACGAGCTGCACGACGCGGCGCTTCGATACCTCGCCCAGACCTCCAACTCCGCCCCAGGGAGTCTCGAATCGACGCTCGAAACCTTGCGATTCCGCAAGCTGTTGTCCATCGATTCGGGACATCCATGATCAAGTCACGGTACCCGACATGACCGAACGGCCCAGGCGTCCTCGCGACCGGCAGGGAGCAGGTTCTCGGAAGGAACCCGCCCCCATCGGTCGTTGCTCAAGCTTACGGCCTCAACATTTTCAGTTCGACGAGCAGTCCTCCGTGTTCGCGCAGAATCCTTTGGCCTTCGACGCACGGGTTGACCTTCTTTCCGTCGATGTCACGGAAAGTCTCCCCATGTCTCTCCCACGACTCGTGAGTCACGGGCCATCCGGGGCGGTCGTTCTCATCGTTCGCTACGGTAATCAGATACTCCATTGATTGACGAGTGCTCGCCAGGCATTCGCACTTCGCGAGCTGCGAAAGCGACATGGGATGCTTGCCGATCTCCTCGATTCTCCTTCCCTGGCCCAGCGCATTCGAGGCGGCCATGCTGCCGGGGGAGCAGAACGGTGCGAGCAACTGTTTGACCCGCGCACTTTGCAGGTACTTGATGAGGCGAGCCCTGGCCGCCAATTCTTCCGCGTCGAGCCGTTCTTGCTCCGCCCCTTCCTTGTCGATGCCCGACAGGGTTCGTTCCATTTCAGCGGCGTCGAGCGTCGCCTGCTCCTGGCGCCTCACCCTGGCGGTCGTTAGCCGCTGCTCGGCCGCCTTAAAGTCCATTTCGGCCGCCAGAAGTTCGCGAGCCACCGCGGCCAACTTCTTCTTCGCTTCCACCTC from Pirellulales bacterium includes these protein-coding regions:
- a CDS encoding helix-turn-helix transcriptional regulator; its protein translation is MKQRNGAAPGRGAKVVELRPKPDPSEELKQLRTPRYLSTFGREALGRLIVDWRLEHGLSTAELADDAGFSVEVIEQLEKGSGLPSARHLLTLSELMELSFEKLLRLVGLVEEEADELHDAALRYLAQTSNSAPGSLESTLETLRFRKLLSIDSGHP
- a CDS encoding helix-turn-helix domain-containing protein, whose protein sequence is MPKLDGYLRIKEAAEYLGVSPNTLRNWGRSGKLAERRHPINRYRLYAKEELDALLSEAETPEKKTRKRRKPK